A single window of Equus quagga isolate Etosha38 unplaced genomic scaffold, UCLA_HA_Equagga_1.0 176162_RagTag, whole genome shotgun sequence DNA harbors:
- the LOC124233256 gene encoding leukocyte immunoglobulin-like receptor subfamily A member 5 isoform X2, protein MCSHWLCLRQSTQEQKGSLPPPHITALPGSMVGSKNPVTILCRGPAEAEVYMITKVGIPEPSDREKQLMSKMTNSFSITDMTPDRAGLYHCSYQSGGSWSQFSDPLPLVMTGAYDKPSLSSMTGSVVASGENVELQCFSTLKFDAFILIKEDGYRTIQNQISTHQGYKHEAFFFLYQVSFTQPGTYRCYGVFSRYPHGWSHPSDRLQLQVRAPLAEASDDPDPTNPEPSPEPAAWYPSAENQVRLSLAGLILLVLGMLLAEAWYSRNMPFNGDRQPPGAQYI, encoded by the exons ATGTGCTCACACT GGCTGTGTCTACGCCAGAGCACTCAGGAACAGAAGG GATCTCTCCCCCCACCTCATATCACAGCTCTGCCTGGATCCATGGTTGGATCTAAGAATCCTGTGACCATCCTGTGCCGAGGGCCTGCAGAAGCTGAAGTGTACATGATAACTAAAGTGGGAATCCCTGAGCCCTCGGACAGAGAGAAACAGCTGATGTCTAAGATGACCAACAGCTTTAGTATCACAGACATGACACCAGACAGGGCAGGGCTGTACCACTGTTCCTATCAGAGTGGAGGCAGCTGGTCCCAGTTCAGTGACCCCCTGCCACTGGTGATGACCG gagctTATGACAAACCCTCTCTCTCAAGCATGACTGGTTCTGTGGTGGCTTCAGGGGAGAATGTGGAGTTGCAATGTTTCTCAACACTCAAGTTTGATGCATTTATTCTTATCAAAGAAGATGGATATCGAACCATCCAGAACCAAATCTCCACCCACCAGGGGTATAAACACGaggctttcttcttcttgtatcAAGTCTCCTTCACACAACCTGGGACCTACAGATGCTACGGAGTCTTCAGCCGTTACCCCCATGGGTGGTCTCACCCAAGTGACAGATTGCAGCTTCAGGTCAGAG CCCCATTAGCAGAAGCTTCTGACGATCCTGATCCCACGAACCCTGAACCTTCACCTG AGCCTGCTGCTTGGTATCCTTCTGCAGAGAATCAAGTCCGGCTGAGCCTGGCTGGCCTCATTCTCTTGGTCCTGGGGATGCTCTTGGCTGAGGCCTGGTACAGCCGGAACATGCCCTTCAATGGAGACAGACAACCTCCAGGAGCTCAGTACATCTGA
- the LOC124233256 gene encoding leukocyte immunoglobulin-like receptor subfamily A member 5 isoform X1, with the protein MSLVLPTLLCLGLCLRQSTQEQKGSLPPPHITALPGSMVGSKNPVTILCRGPAEAEVYMITKVGIPEPSDREKQLMSKMTNSFSITDMTPDRAGLYHCSYQSGGSWSQFSDPLPLVMTGAYDKPSLSSMTGSVVASGENVELQCFSTLKFDAFILIKEDGYRTIQNQISTHQGYKHEAFFFLYQVSFTQPGTYRCYGVFSRYPHGWSHPSDRLQLQVRAPLAEASDDPDPTNPEPSPEPAAWYPSAENQVRLSLAGLILLVLGMLLAEAWYSRNMPFNGDRQPPGAQYI; encoded by the exons ATGTCCCTGGTCCTTCCCACCTTGCTCTGTCTTG GGCTGTGTCTACGCCAGAGCACTCAGGAACAGAAGG GATCTCTCCCCCCACCTCATATCACAGCTCTGCCTGGATCCATGGTTGGATCTAAGAATCCTGTGACCATCCTGTGCCGAGGGCCTGCAGAAGCTGAAGTGTACATGATAACTAAAGTGGGAATCCCTGAGCCCTCGGACAGAGAGAAACAGCTGATGTCTAAGATGACCAACAGCTTTAGTATCACAGACATGACACCAGACAGGGCAGGGCTGTACCACTGTTCCTATCAGAGTGGAGGCAGCTGGTCCCAGTTCAGTGACCCCCTGCCACTGGTGATGACCG gagctTATGACAAACCCTCTCTCTCAAGCATGACTGGTTCTGTGGTGGCTTCAGGGGAGAATGTGGAGTTGCAATGTTTCTCAACACTCAAGTTTGATGCATTTATTCTTATCAAAGAAGATGGATATCGAACCATCCAGAACCAAATCTCCACCCACCAGGGGTATAAACACGaggctttcttcttcttgtatcAAGTCTCCTTCACACAACCTGGGACCTACAGATGCTACGGAGTCTTCAGCCGTTACCCCCATGGGTGGTCTCACCCAAGTGACAGATTGCAGCTTCAGGTCAGAG CCCCATTAGCAGAAGCTTCTGACGATCCTGATCCCACGAACCCTGAACCTTCACCTG AGCCTGCTGCTTGGTATCCTTCTGCAGAGAATCAAGTCCGGCTGAGCCTGGCTGGCCTCATTCTCTTGGTCCTGGGGATGCTCTTGGCTGAGGCCTGGTACAGCCGGAACATGCCCTTCAATGGAGACAGACAACCTCCAGGAGCTCAGTACATCTGA
- the LOC124233256 gene encoding leukocyte immunoglobulin-like receptor subfamily A member 6 isoform X3 has product MSLVLPTLLCLGLCLRQSTQEQKGSLPPPHITALPGSMVGSKNPVTILCRGPAEAEVYMITKVGIPEPSDREKQLMSKMTNSFSITDMTPDRAGLYHCSYQSGGSWSQFSDPLPLVMTVSFTQPGTYRCYGVFSRYPHGWSHPSDRLQLQVRAPLAEASDDPDPTNPEPSPEPAAWYPSAENQVRLSLAGLILLVLGMLLAEAWYSRNMPFNGDRQPPGAQYI; this is encoded by the exons ATGTCCCTGGTCCTTCCCACCTTGCTCTGTCTTG GGCTGTGTCTACGCCAGAGCACTCAGGAACAGAAGG GATCTCTCCCCCCACCTCATATCACAGCTCTGCCTGGATCCATGGTTGGATCTAAGAATCCTGTGACCATCCTGTGCCGAGGGCCTGCAGAAGCTGAAGTGTACATGATAACTAAAGTGGGAATCCCTGAGCCCTCGGACAGAGAGAAACAGCTGATGTCTAAGATGACCAACAGCTTTAGTATCACAGACATGACACCAGACAGGGCAGGGCTGTACCACTGTTCCTATCAGAGTGGAGGCAGCTGGTCCCAGTTCAGTGACCCCCTGCCACTGGTGATGACCG TCTCCTTCACACAACCTGGGACCTACAGATGCTACGGAGTCTTCAGCCGTTACCCCCATGGGTGGTCTCACCCAAGTGACAGATTGCAGCTTCAGGTCAGAG CCCCATTAGCAGAAGCTTCTGACGATCCTGATCCCACGAACCCTGAACCTTCACCTG AGCCTGCTGCTTGGTATCCTTCTGCAGAGAATCAAGTCCGGCTGAGCCTGGCTGGCCTCATTCTCTTGGTCCTGGGGATGCTCTTGGCTGAGGCCTGGTACAGCCGGAACATGCCCTTCAATGGAGACAGACAACCTCCAGGAGCTCAGTACATCTGA